The bacterium genome includes the window AGCTTCCCGCGGAGGCGAGGATGACCAACGTCGCCGGGGCCTTCGCCGTGAGGGATGCCGGGATAGTGGATGGTAAGCGAATCTGCCTGGTGGACGACGTCTCCACCACCGGCAGCACCATACTGGAGTGCGGGAAGGTGCTGCGCGAGGCCGGCGCGACCGAGGTCCGCGCCTACGTCCTGGCGCGTCCATAGGTCGGAGTATCTGCGGCCGAAGGCAAAACATGGCGGTACCGGACCTGCCCCTCAAGACCGCGGACTGGCTTTTGAAAGGCCCGGCGTTCGTCCGCCACCGCACGCTCATGGACCTGCTCAAGGGCGTCGTGGAAGTGGACGACGAGGACAGTCTTCGGCGGGATACGCTGGCCGACCCGCTGGTCGCGCGCCTGGTCGCGGAGGTCAACGACTGGGAGAACCAGCCGCCGCTCAAGCGGCACAACGACGCCGCCCATCCGCTGCACAAGCTGGTCTTCCTCGCCGGGTTGGGAGTCGGACGCGAGGCGCTGGCCCCGGCGGTGAAGTCCATCCTGGCCCACCAGTCCCCCGAGGGCCCGTTTCAGATAAAGACCGTCCTGTCGAAGGCCTACGGCGGAGACGACGCGGAACACTGGACCTGGTTCGGCTGCGACGCCCCGCTCACCAGCTACGCCCTGGTCGAGCTGGGGTTGGGCGACGACGAGCGGGTCAGACGCTCCATCGGGTACATCAATGGTAAAATCGAGGAACACGGCGTCCCCTGCCACGCCGACGCGACCTTCAACCCGAAGTTCCGTGGTCCGGGCCGCAGGGACGACCCCTGCCCCTACGTCGGCCTGGTCACCCTCCGGCTGTTTTCGGAAATTCCCGAGCTCGCCGAGAGCGCCGGGGCCGACCGCCTGGTCGAGATGCTCCTCGGACACTGGGCCGAGCGGAAGACCGGCAGGAAATACTACCTCTTCGGCATCGGCACCGACTTCACCAAACTCAAGGCCCCGCGCATCTGGTACGACATCCTGCACTACGCCGACATCCTGAGCCGCTTCTCCCGGGCCCGCTACGACGAGCGGTTCGGCGAGGTCATCGAAATACTGCGGTCCAAGGCCGACGCCCTGGGGCGCTTCACCCCGGAATCGGTCTGGCTCAACTGGAACCCCGACGGCAAAACTTCCAAGCCGCCGAAGGAGGGCGAGGTGTTCTTCGCGGGGCACCCGGTGGGCGACGATTTCCCCAACTGGTCGGGCTGGGAATTCTGCCAGAAGCGGGAACCCTCTCGCTGGCTGACCTGCCTGGCCTGGAGTATCATGGGGAGGGCGCACCTCCCGATCAACCGCTGACCTATTTTTCCCGAACGGGACGACGATGGCCAAGGGCGTGGAAAAGGTCCTGGAGTCCTTGAAGAAGGCACCGTACAAAAACAATATAACCTACTCGCGGGTTATAGAAGCATCGCCGGCCCGGTTCGCCGATTTCCCCGACTGGCTCCACGAAGACCTGAAGGACGCCCTCGCCAGGCGCGGCATCCAGCGGCTCTACACCCACCAGCGCGAGGCGGTGGACCACGTCCACGCCGGGAGGCACGTGGTCGTCGGCACCCCGACCGCCAGCGGCAAGACCCTGTGCTACAACCTGCCGGTGCTGGACGCCGTCCTGCGGGAGCCGAGCACCCGCGCCCTGTACCTCTTCCCCACCAAGGCCCTCTCCATGGACCAGCTCGTGGAGCTGACCCGGCTGGCCGAGCTCCTGGACCCCGGCATCGTCGCCAACACCTACGACGGGGACACGCCGGCCGACGTACGCCGGAAGATACGCCGCGGCGGCAACGTCGTCATCACCAACCCCGACATGCTCCACACCGGCATCCTGCCCCACCACACCAAGTGGCTCTCCCTATTTGAGAATCTGCGCTACGTCGTCGTGGATGAGCTGCACACCTACCGCGGGGTCTTCGGCAGCCACATGGCCAACGTCATACGCCGACTGAAGCGCATCGCGAATTTTTACGGCTCGAAGCCCACCTTCATCCTCTCCTCGGCCACCATCGCCAACCCCAAAGAATTAGCGGAACGGCTAATCGAGGAGAAAGTCGAGCTGGTGGAGGATTCCGGCGCGCCCACCGCGGACAAGCACTTCATCCTCTACAACCCGCCGCTGGTCCAGGCCAACACCGGCGTCCGCGAAAGCTACGTCATGCACGTCCGGCGGCTGGCGGCCAAATTCATCGAGGCCGGCGTCCAGTCCATCGTCTTCGCCACCGCCCGCATCACCACCGAGGTTCTGGTCAAGTACCTCAAGGACGCCGTCGAGACCTCGCCCGACCGGAAGGGCTGGATAAGAGGTTATCGGGGCGGATACCTGCCGAAGCTCCGGCGGGAGATAGAGAAGGGGCTGCGGGACCGGACCATCCGCGGCGTGGTATCCACCAACGCCCTGGAGCTGGGGATAGACATCGGGGCGCTGGAGTGCGCGGTCATATCCGGCTATCCGGGCTCCATCGCCAGCACCTGGCAGCAGGCGGGCCGCGCCGGGCGGCGCAGCGGGACATCCGTGGCGATATTCGTGGCCCGCAACCTCCCCCTCGACCAGTACGTTGTCTTCCACCCCGAATTTCTCGCGCAGTCGCCGGAGCACGCCCGCATCAACCCGGACAACCTTCTCATACTCCTGGAGCACGTCAAGTGCGCCTGCTTCGAACTGCCCTTCGGCGAGGACGAGGTGTTCGGCGGCGAGAATCTCGGCGAG containing:
- a CDS encoding DEAD/DEAH box helicase, whose protein sequence is MAKGVEKVLESLKKAPYKNNITYSRVIEASPARFADFPDWLHEDLKDALARRGIQRLYTHQREAVDHVHAGRHVVVGTPTASGKTLCYNLPVLDAVLREPSTRALYLFPTKALSMDQLVELTRLAELLDPGIVANTYDGDTPADVRRKIRRGGNVVITNPDMLHTGILPHHTKWLSLFENLRYVVVDELHTYRGVFGSHMANVIRRLKRIANFYGSKPTFILSSATIANPKELAERLIEEKVELVEDSGAPTADKHFILYNPPLVQANTGVRESYVMHVRRLAAKFIEAGVQSIVFATARITTEVLVKYLKDAVETSPDRKGWIRGYRGGYLPKLRREIEKGLRDRTIRGVVSTNALELGIDIGALECAVISGYPGSIASTWQQAGRAGRRSGTSVAIFVARNLPLDQYVVFHPEFLAQSPEHARINPDNLLILLEHVKCACFELPFGEDEVFGGENLGEMLDFLVEGGLVHRTGDKTYWMADAYPAQEVSLRSPTRDNFVIVEIGGRPAEGAEGLGDEKFEERLERAGDNRPRVIGEVDYSGAFYHIFPKAVYVHDGVSYQVEELDFANRKAFVRRVDCDYYTDAEEKTAVRILDVFEEGKPAIARPFHGEVHVSTKVVGFKKIRYYTQENVGYGEVNLPEREMSTTAYWSRISGKMLAELPFSRNEWVAGVYGVKYALHSLAAFVLMCELRDLGSAIGAARGDDFSEVGPAAALYAGEDLDLAGDLEPLVFIYDNYPGGIGFSEKLFALHRDLWTGALARIEDCPCTYGCPSCIGPSLEMRGPEGTVIQVPRRKEAARVILRQSLAPRD